In Oscillatoria acuminata PCC 6304, a single window of DNA contains:
- a CDS encoding ShlB/FhaC/HecB family hemolysin secretion/activation protein — MKPLLFPVALAGSLTLCWFAIVPTRTSAQIVPDRTLPENSRVTPDDNTFIIEGGTSTTGGTLFHSFEEFSVPTNTEALFNNTDQINQILTRITGASISNIDGILRANGNANLFFLNPNGIVFGPNARLELGGSFLATTGDRFVFADGSFFSASNPETLPLLTVNAPIGLQFGTTSGPINVLGIGHNLVPDELGAVDRSNRSDGLQVNPGNTLAILGSSVTLDGGNLIAESGRIEVGSVSAGSEIKLNSQEQGLIFDYQNVRGFQDVQLTEKASIDASGPGGGDIRVHGRNINLNDFSVVLSLTEGNESGQTLQVNASDSIKLNELSAILAETYGTGIGSTLNINTGLLLIENGSTISAGVNDGEPGNVLSINVRELILENGGQISASSFFENGKAGDIHIRASDSITASGEGEDISEEMRASGIFANQNDPLGTRPGGNITLETRNLTVDSGAQIAVGTIGFGQAGTLRVTALDSIELAGRAQDPEFSSGLFASTLGFGNAGNLIIETSRLIVRDGAVISVKGQTLNDLEMVWGIEDIDNLPEEALDFFGIENPTELALGQAGNLTINSPLILLNEQGIIRATTVAGDNANIQITTNNLQLRRGSNITTDASRLATGGNITIDTQTLVLGENSNITARATDGRGGNIQVNTTADIRSFDSAIDASSQRGIDGVVAINRPEVDPAAALVELEEDRINPVALVPRGCDVGSSDNSSRFIVSGWGGLPPSPREPRSGGNFIDNLDPLPARNYEGSGENLGNFSLGEAVPVQRISEASNWQLNEQGEVVLIAAVEKSSPDLPGIGCDGEALSPGLKNVETAASGIPESITVDRFNVVGNSVFSEAEVSQVLSPYTNRSLSFADLREARSAITNLYVEAGYITTGAYLPPQTVRENTVEIAVVPGMLREIQVNSNRLHNYVHDRLMVAIGNEPVNVNRIVEALRLLRLDPLIQEVQGELRAVPIPGQNILEVNIIEASPFSGTQLVLDNRRSPGVSTFRQQVQGNYNNLLGLGDRLFFSYARTEGSNTWEGSYIVPITPRNTTLGFRYSNGNSQIVESPFDRLDIEANSRLYELTLRQPFQRATPEYTREFALGLTASRQASETSLLGDRFPLSAGANNNGELRVSALRFFQDWTQRQPEQVLALRSTFSLGVDAFDATVNNNAPDSRFFAWRGQGQWVRSFGRDTLLFVRGDVQLSPDNLVSFEQIGLGGLDTVRGYRQDTLLTDNGVLGSVELRLPVFRFAGGNGLVQIAPFLDVGTGWNSAGQANPNTTSLVSLGLGLQLELGNQLTARLDFGKPLVDINSRNRTWQENGIHFSVKYNPF; from the coding sequence ATGAAACCACTCCTTTTCCCCGTCGCCCTCGCAGGCAGCTTAACCCTCTGCTGGTTTGCCATAGTACCCACTCGAACTTCAGCACAAATTGTCCCCGATCGCACGTTACCGGAAAATTCCCGCGTCACTCCAGATGACAACACCTTTATTATTGAAGGCGGGACCTCCACCACCGGGGGGACTCTCTTCCACAGTTTTGAAGAATTTTCTGTCCCCACAAATACCGAAGCATTATTCAACAATACGGATCAAATTAACCAAATTCTCACCCGGATCACGGGTGCTTCTATCTCCAATATTGATGGGATTTTAAGAGCAAACGGTAACGCTAACCTGTTTTTCCTCAACCCCAACGGCATTGTTTTTGGTCCCAATGCGCGACTAGAACTCGGGGGGTCTTTTCTGGCAACGACAGGCGATCGCTTTGTCTTCGCCGATGGTTCATTCTTTAGCGCCAGCAATCCCGAAACCCTACCCCTCCTCACGGTAAATGCACCGATTGGATTGCAATTTGGCACCACCTCCGGACCCATTAATGTCTTAGGAATCGGTCATAATTTAGTCCCAGATGAATTGGGTGCCGTCGATCGCAGCAATCGGTCCGATGGACTCCAGGTGAATCCCGGAAATACTCTAGCAATTCTAGGGTCATCCGTTACCCTTGATGGCGGCAACTTAATTGCAGAATCTGGACGCATTGAGGTGGGAAGTGTGAGCGCAGGCAGCGAGATTAAACTAAATTCACAGGAACAAGGGTTGATATTTGATTATCAAAATGTGAGGGGATTTCAAGATGTCCAATTGACTGAAAAAGCATCAATTGATGCCAGTGGTCCCGGAGGGGGAGATATCCGCGTTCACGGTCGAAATATTAATCTTAATGATTTTTCTGTGGTTTTATCTTTAACTGAAGGAAACGAGTCTGGACAAACGTTACAGGTAAATGCCTCAGATTCTATAAAATTAAACGAATTGTCTGCCATTTTAGCCGAAACCTATGGTACAGGTATCGGCAGTACATTAAATATTAATACGGGATTATTACTCATTGAAAATGGATCGACAATTTCGGCTGGAGTTAATGACGGAGAACCGGGAAATGTTTTAAGCATTAATGTTCGAGAACTAATCCTCGAAAATGGTGGACAGATTTCAGCTTCTAGCTTTTTTGAAAATGGAAAAGCCGGAGATATTCATATTAGAGCCTCTGACTCTATTACTGCGAGTGGAGAAGGAGAAGATATTTCGGAAGAAATGAGGGCCAGTGGTATATTTGCAAATCAAAACGATCCACTAGGAACTAGACCTGGGGGAAATATTACTTTAGAAACTAGAAATCTGACAGTAGACAGTGGTGCACAGATTGCTGTTGGAACTATTGGGTTTGGCCAAGCCGGGACTTTGCGTGTAACTGCCTTAGATTCAATTGAACTAGCTGGTAGGGCACAAGATCCGGAATTTTCAAGTGGACTATTTGCATCAACCTTGGGTTTTGGTAATGCCGGAAATTTAATCATTGAAACATCTCGCTTGATTGTGAGGGATGGTGCAGTTATTTCTGTAAAAGGTCAAACATTAAATGACTTAGAAATGGTTTGGGGAATAGAAGATATTGATAATTTGCCAGAAGAAGCGTTAGATTTTTTTGGAATTGAAAACCCCACCGAATTAGCGTTGGGACAAGCGGGTAATTTAACGATTAATTCCCCCCTAATTTTATTGAATGAGCAAGGGATTATTCGGGCAACAACTGTAGCTGGTGATAATGCAAACATTCAAATCACCACCAATAATTTACAATTACGCAGAGGCAGTAATATCACAACTGATGCTTCTCGGTTAGCAACTGGGGGAAATATTACCATTGATACCCAAACTCTAGTTCTGGGAGAAAATAGTAATATTACTGCTCGGGCCACCGATGGCCGTGGGGGGAATATTCAAGTGAATACTACAGCGGATATTCGGTCTTTTGATAGTGCTATTGATGCCAGTTCTCAACGGGGAATTGATGGGGTGGTGGCCATTAATCGCCCGGAAGTTGACCCGGCTGCTGCCTTGGTTGAACTGGAAGAGGACCGGATTAATCCCGTTGCCCTTGTTCCCCGAGGATGTGATGTGGGGAGTAGTGACAATAGCAGTCGATTTATTGTTTCGGGATGGGGAGGATTACCGCCATCGCCTCGGGAACCTCGTTCGGGTGGTAATTTTATTGATAATTTAGACCCGCTTCCTGCGCGAAATTATGAGGGTTCTGGGGAGAATTTAGGAAATTTTTCGCTTGGGGAAGCTGTCCCAGTTCAACGCATTTCAGAAGCCTCGAATTGGCAATTGAATGAGCAGGGTGAGGTGGTTTTGATTGCTGCTGTTGAGAAGAGTTCACCGGATTTACCGGGGATTGGTTGTGATGGGGAGGCGCTTTCTCCCGGTTTGAAAAATGTGGAAACAGCGGCATCGGGTATCCCGGAATCGATTACGGTGGATCGATTTAATGTGGTTGGCAATTCGGTGTTTTCTGAGGCGGAAGTTAGTCAAGTTCTATCGCCTTATACGAATCGATCGCTCTCATTTGCGGACCTGCGAGAGGCTCGTTCGGCGATTACCAATCTCTATGTGGAAGCGGGATATATTACCACCGGGGCCTATCTACCGCCCCAAACGGTGCGGGAGAATACGGTGGAAATTGCGGTGGTTCCTGGGATGTTACGAGAGATTCAGGTAAATTCAAATCGTCTGCATAATTATGTGCACGATCGCCTCATGGTGGCGATCGGGAATGAACCCGTGAATGTGAACCGAATTGTCGAAGCGTTACGCTTACTCAGACTCGATCCATTAATCCAAGAGGTGCAAGGGGAACTCCGCGCTGTCCCTATTCCGGGACAAAATATACTAGAAGTGAACATCATTGAAGCGTCCCCCTTCTCCGGGACCCAATTGGTCTTGGATAACCGCCGATCGCCCGGAGTGAGTACCTTTCGGCAGCAAGTCCAGGGTAACTATAATAACCTCCTGGGACTGGGCGATCGGCTCTTTTTCAGTTATGCCCGCACTGAGGGTAGCAATACCTGGGAAGGCAGTTATATAGTTCCTATCACTCCCCGTAACACCACCCTCGGATTCCGCTATAGCAACGGCAACAGCCAAATTGTCGAATCTCCCTTTGACCGTTTGGATATCGAGGCGAACTCCCGTCTGTATGAACTCACGTTGCGTCAACCTTTCCAAAGGGCGACTCCTGAATATACCCGCGAATTTGCCCTGGGGTTGACTGCTTCTCGGCAAGCAAGTGAGACCTCTTTATTGGGCGATCGCTTCCCCCTCTCTGCTGGGGCCAACAATAATGGGGAACTGCGCGTCTCTGCGTTACGCTTCTTCCAAGACTGGACCCAACGCCAACCGGAGCAAGTTTTAGCCCTGCGATCAACCTTTAGTTTAGGAGTGGATGCCTTTGATGCCACCGTAAATAATAATGCCCCGGATAGTCGCTTCTTCGCTTGGCGGGGACAAGGACAGTGGGTGCGGAGTTTCGGACGAGATACCCTGCTGTTTGTGCGTGGGGATGTCCAACTGTCCCCCGACAATCTGGTATCCTTTGAACAAATCGGTCTCGGTGGACTGGATACCGTGCGCGGTTATCGTCAGGATACCCTATTAACCGATAATGGGGTGTTGGGTTCCGTGGAACTCCGCTTGCCGGTTTTCCGCTTTGCTGGCGGGAATGGGTTGGTGCAAATCGCTCCTTTTCTGGATGTTGGGACCGGCTGGAATAGCGCGGGACAAGCTAATCCAAATACAACTTCTCTCGTCTCTCTGGGATTGGGACTCCAGTTAGAGTTGGGCAATCAATTGACTGCTCGTTTAGATTTTGGTAAACCCCTGGTTGATATTAATTCGCGAAACAGAACATGGCAAGAAAATGGCATCCATTTTTCGGTAAAGTACAATCCTTTCTAA
- a CDS encoding CHAT domain-containing protein — MARKWHPFFGKVQSFLNRGWKFILISIFATITILNLQGGSPVLAYQPWGETVAQTPSFDGEMRLEEGSRFYENLRFAEAETAWRASVGLLSGEEKALGLSYLALAQLRQSKLDEADISIQESLRLLNQVTTPGTSERNQIIHARILTTAAQVNLARNQPELAAHALEQFAEATTIYEKLNQQEWVIASQINQAQAMQQLGMYREALKTLKNLENLILHHSDSEIPLSGLLSLGKTYRAIGVLDQSYCVLEAGKENPEIALELGNTAQAIGKRIKDQLDSVNEKTSEPIFTTEQGVENCTIPFKDIPLISAWDFYEKAQDFYQQSWNSPAVKPETQVQGMLNTLSLALDLKDAKELEEETKSNLERQAHELPPQVLQLIEILPSLNREKVYDRIHLARSLTRLNLEELSQNQLETAIAEAQELADQRAQAYAIGELGWMKQQQGNWTEAEQWTRQAMAITPPDAIDIRYQWEWQLGQILKEEGRTEEAIRHYTEAVDLLQRVRQNLVAIAAGMGEMNADLQFDFRDRVEPVYRELVGLLLDSQGNEVTSQDHIQTALGVIELLQVAELENFLQCDLQPEPQVQLARSVAEAKQKVAEKLNAIHQKKPDYAVIYPIIIQDKLEVILGLPGTPLVHYSNPSSDNIKKILADFRRQLIIPRDFEAVKNQSFQLYKMLINPFKSKIDNKSLLFILDVPLQSVPMGALYNKITEKYLIQTHTIRMTSSLQLLQIDAEKHPITEVLTAGIAQPRTERNIPFSSLDHVEQELDDIRKHFPGSQKLFEEKFTQSNLEQALSHQTFPAIHLATHGHFSSQRYLTFLLDGQTIIEVADFKRLFAEPSYLTTNPIQLLVLSACQTAQGDRKSALGIAGLTVSGQINNTIASLWSVKDQSTARLMNKFYEKLMEFSSPDLSQSDRTALALQEAQKSMIEEQESILRRRHHPSSWSPFILLSNAL; from the coding sequence ATGGCAAGAAAATGGCATCCATTTTTCGGTAAAGTACAATCCTTTCTAAACCGGGGTTGGAAATTTATCCTCATCAGTATTTTCGCAACCATTACTATCTTAAATCTCCAAGGGGGTTCACCAGTGTTGGCCTATCAACCTTGGGGTGAAACCGTTGCTCAAACTCCGAGTTTTGACGGGGAAATGCGCTTAGAGGAAGGGAGTCGCTTCTACGAAAATCTCCGGTTTGCTGAAGCCGAAACCGCTTGGCGGGCATCAGTCGGGTTATTATCTGGAGAGGAAAAAGCATTAGGGCTCAGTTATCTGGCTTTAGCTCAATTGCGTCAAAGCAAATTAGATGAGGCTGACATATCGATTCAGGAAAGTCTCAGACTGCTAAATCAGGTGACGACACCAGGAACATCCGAGCGAAATCAAATCATTCATGCTCGAATTTTGACTACAGCGGCCCAGGTTAATTTAGCACGAAATCAACCGGAATTAGCTGCTCATGCCTTAGAACAGTTCGCTGAAGCGACTACAATTTATGAGAAACTTAACCAACAAGAATGGGTCATTGCCAGCCAGATTAATCAAGCCCAAGCGATGCAGCAATTGGGAATGTATCGGGAAGCGTTAAAAACTTTAAAAAACTTAGAAAACCTGATTTTACATCATTCTGACTCGGAAATTCCATTGAGTGGCCTCCTCAGTTTGGGGAAAACTTATCGGGCGATTGGAGTGTTGGACCAGTCCTACTGTGTTTTAGAAGCGGGAAAGGAAAATCCAGAGATTGCCCTGGAGTTGGGAAATACTGCCCAGGCGATCGGCAAGCGGATCAAAGACCAATTGGATTCAGTCAATGAGAAGACATCAGAACCCATTTTCACGACAGAACAAGGGGTAGAAAATTGCACAATTCCGTTTAAAGACATTCCCCTAATTAGTGCTTGGGATTTTTACGAAAAAGCCCAGGACTTTTATCAACAATCCTGGAATTCACCGGCAGTCAAACCCGAGACTCAAGTTCAAGGAATGCTGAACACATTGAGCCTTGCATTAGATTTAAAAGATGCCAAAGAATTAGAGGAGGAAACAAAAAGTAACTTAGAGAGACAAGCGCATGAATTACCCCCTCAAGTTCTCCAACTGATTGAAATTCTGCCCTCCTTGAATCGGGAGAAGGTGTACGATCGCATTCATTTAGCACGCAGTTTAACCCGACTGAACCTAGAAGAATTGAGTCAGAACCAGTTAGAAACTGCCATTGCCGAAGCGCAGGAGTTAGCAGATCAACGTGCCCAAGCCTATGCGATCGGCGAGTTGGGATGGATGAAACAACAGCAGGGGAATTGGACTGAAGCGGAACAATGGACCCGACAAGCTATGGCAATTACGCCACCGGATGCGATCGATATCCGGTATCAGTGGGAGTGGCAGTTGGGACAAATTCTCAAGGAAGAGGGGAGAACGGAGGAAGCGATTCGGCATTATACAGAAGCGGTGGATTTGCTGCAAAGGGTGCGTCAAAATTTAGTTGCGATCGCCGCTGGCATGGGTGAGATGAATGCGGACCTCCAGTTTGATTTTCGCGATCGGGTAGAACCCGTCTATCGGGAGTTAGTCGGGTTACTCCTGGACAGCCAAGGGAATGAAGTCACCTCTCAAGATCACATTCAAACTGCTTTAGGCGTCATCGAACTTCTGCAAGTGGCTGAATTAGAGAATTTTCTGCAATGTGACTTGCAACCCGAACCCCAGGTTCAGTTGGCCCGCAGTGTTGCCGAAGCTAAACAGAAGGTTGCTGAAAAATTAAATGCAATTCATCAGAAAAAGCCGGACTATGCTGTGATTTATCCCATAATTATTCAGGATAAATTAGAGGTCATTTTAGGTTTACCAGGAACTCCCTTGGTCCATTACTCTAACCCGTCATCGGATAACATCAAAAAAATATTGGCTGATTTCAGACGTCAATTAATTATCCCGAGGGACTTTGAAGCGGTCAAAAATCAATCATTTCAATTATATAAAATGTTAATAAATCCCTTTAAAAGTAAAATTGACAACAAATCGCTTTTATTTATTTTGGATGTCCCCCTACAATCGGTGCCAATGGGTGCATTGTATAACAAAATAACCGAAAAATATTTAATTCAAACCCATACAATTCGGATGACATCCAGTCTCCAACTGCTCCAAATTGATGCAGAAAAGCATCCAATCACAGAAGTGCTGACCGCTGGCATTGCTCAACCCAGAACCGAAAGAAATATTCCGTTTAGTTCTCTAGATCATGTGGAGCAAGAACTTGATGATATCCGTAAACATTTTCCCGGTTCTCAGAAATTATTTGAAGAAAAATTTACGCAAAGTAATCTGGAACAAGCCCTCAGTCATCAGACCTTTCCGGCCATTCATTTGGCCACTCACGGTCATTTTAGTTCTCAAAGATATTTAACCTTTCTCTTAGATGGACAAACCATTATTGAAGTTGCTGACTTTAAGCGCTTATTTGCAGAACCCTCTTATTTAACCACAAATCCGATTCAACTTTTGGTTTTAAGTGCTTGTCAGACCGCTCAAGGTGACCGCAAATCCGCTTTAGGAATTGCAGGTTTGACAGTCAGTGGTCAAATCAATAACACCATTGCCTCACTGTGGTCTGTCAAGGATCAATCAACGGCTAGATTAATGAATAAATTTTATGAAAAATTAATGGAATTTTCCTCTCCTGATCTTTCCCAATCAGACCGGACTGCTTTAGCGCTACAGGAAGCTCAGAAATCTATGATTGAAGAGCAAGAATCTATCCTTCGTAGGAGGCATCATCCCTCGTCTTGGTCTCCGTTTATTTTATTAAGCAACGCTCTATAG
- a CDS encoding DUF928 domain-containing protein, translated as MKTSSSGNRFGFMFLSLFMIMINLPIQVLSNENNQNSPFRGRGRPSNVIGGGSRGNCEVTAEHQTLRLTALVPAEIGGVTQRERPTWWFYSPFNQRVYSPLQAQFIVTKDDKNFLPPIDVTLPEIPGFFPVSIPPDSPLEVNKWYMWTLLVICDPQDESKHIDINGWIKRIPEHEDSEEYLRWYDPLDSIAQTQCDNPDDREALQQWEERLSSVEDQLEPWDQKVWKEVRDQRMVCHRDLN; from the coding sequence ATGAAAACATCTAGTTCTGGCAATCGATTCGGTTTCATGTTTCTCAGTCTGTTCATGATCATGATCAATCTACCGATTCAGGTACTCTCCAATGAAAATAATCAGAATTCCCCCTTTAGAGGGAGAGGCCGTCCCAGTAATGTGATCGGGGGAGGCAGTCGGGGAAACTGTGAAGTAACCGCTGAACATCAGACTCTCCGTTTAACCGCATTAGTCCCCGCTGAGATAGGAGGAGTGACCCAACGAGAACGACCCACCTGGTGGTTCTATTCTCCTTTCAATCAAAGGGTCTATTCTCCCCTTCAAGCCCAATTTATCGTCACCAAAGATGACAAAAATTTTCTGCCCCCGATTGATGTAACTTTACCCGAAATCCCTGGGTTTTTTCCCGTGTCAATTCCCCCAGACTCACCTCTTGAAGTGAATAAATGGTATATGTGGACATTATTGGTCATTTGTGATCCACAGGACGAAAGTAAGCATATTGACATTAATGGATGGATTAAACGCATTCCCGAACATGAGGATTCAGAAGAATATTTGAGGTGGTACGACCCCCTAGATTCTATCGCTCAAACCCAATGCGATAATCCCGATGATAGAGAAGCGTTACAACAATGGGAAGAGCGTTTATCTTCCGTTGAGGATCAACTCGAACCCTGGGATCAGAAAGTATGGAAGGAGGTGAGAGATCAACGGATGGTCTGTCATCGGGATTTAAATTAA